In Gimesia benthica, a single window of DNA contains:
- a CDS encoding class I SAM-dependent methyltransferase: MSYLSGRWNDVRTLWHLLASRIEGQTHAERLDSFYSGQAAGYDQFRRKLLHGRCELFESLPVLENGVWVDLGAGTGENAELWGPRLQEFRQVYLVDLCQPLLDVCQQRITDRGWERVSAVCADATQFAPAETEVDLVTFSYSLTMIPDWFQAVNRAWELLRPGGCWRLSIFMSPASTPLKPCDGTAGFNVISGRPGLREITCF, from the coding sequence ATGAGTTATCTGAGTGGACGCTGGAATGATGTCCGGACGCTGTGGCATTTGCTGGCCTCGCGGATCGAAGGGCAGACGCACGCCGAACGGCTGGACTCTTTCTATTCCGGACAGGCAGCGGGCTATGATCAGTTTCGTCGGAAACTGCTGCATGGTCGCTGTGAGTTGTTCGAAAGTCTGCCGGTTCTCGAGAATGGCGTCTGGGTCGATCTGGGAGCCGGCACGGGAGAAAATGCTGAACTGTGGGGACCTCGCCTGCAGGAGTTTCGTCAGGTTTACCTGGTCGATCTCTGTCAGCCTCTCCTGGATGTTTGTCAGCAGCGGATAACGGACCGGGGCTGGGAACGGGTGTCTGCGGTTTGCGCGGATGCCACACAGTTCGCACCTGCGGAAACGGAGGTGGACCTCGTGACGTTTTCCTATTCCCTGACGATGATTCCCGACTGGTTTCAGGCGGTGAATCGGGCCTGGGAGTTATTACGACCGGGGGGCTGCTGGCGATTGTCGATTTTTATGTCTCCCGCAAGTACCCCGCTGAAACCCTGCGACGGCACAGCTGGTTTCAACGTCATTTCTGGCCGACCTGGTTTGCGGGAGATAACGTGTTTCTGA
- a CDS encoding SpoIIAA family protein, with protein MSLEIIHHATENYVEISMSGKLVKEDYHDFTPTIETLIQQHGPLHMLVVLHDFHGWTMEAIWEDIKFDVKHFKDIGKLAMVGEKKWEEGMAMFCKPFTSAKVKYFDLHELDAARTWISETE; from the coding sequence ATGTCACTTGAGATCATACACCACGCGACCGAGAACTACGTGGAAATCAGCATGTCCGGCAAGCTGGTCAAAGAAGATTACCACGACTTCACTCCTACGATTGAAACACTGATCCAGCAGCACGGCCCCCTGCACATGCTGGTCGTGCTCCACGACTTTCATGGCTGGACCATGGAAGCCATCTGGGAAGACATCAAGTTCGACGTCAAGCACTTCAAAGACATCGGCAAACTGGCCATGGTCGGCGAGAAGAAATGGGAAGAGGGCATGGCCATGTTCTGTAAACCCTTCACCTCCGCCAAGGTCAAATATTTCGACCTGCACGAACTGGACGCCGCCCGCACCTGGATTTCGGAAACGGAATAA
- a CDS encoding superoxide dismutase: MSYSLPDLPYAYDALEPHIDARTMEIHHTKHHQAYITKANAALEGHSDLASKSIEDLMSDLSAVPEDIRTAIRNNGGGHANHSLFWTIMSPNGGGTPGGDLGDDINATFGSFDAFKEQFANAAATRFGSGWAWLSVDGGKLVVESTPNQDTPLSEGHTPILGLDVWEHAYYLNYQNKRPDYISAFFNVINWDEVAKRYAAAKG, encoded by the coding sequence ATGTCTTACTCACTTCCTGACCTGCCCTATGCCTACGATGCCTTGGAACCTCACATCGATGCCCGCACGATGGAGATCCACCACACCAAGCACCACCAGGCTTACATCACCAAAGCCAACGCCGCCCTCGAAGGCCACAGCGACCTGGCTTCCAAGTCCATCGAAGACCTGATGAGCGACCTGAGCGCCGTTCCTGAAGATATCCGTACTGCCATCCGCAACAACGGTGGCGGACACGCGAACCACAGCCTGTTCTGGACCATCATGTCCCCCAACGGCGGTGGAACTCCCGGTGGTGACCTCGGCGATGACATCAACGCCACCTTCGGCAGCTTCGATGCCTTCAAAGAACAGTTCGCCAACGCTGCAGCTACCCGCTTCGGTTCCGGCTGGGCCTGGCTCTCCGTCGATGGCGGCAAACTGGTTGTTGAAAGCACTCCGAACCAGGACACACCACTTTCAGAAGGTCACACCCCGATTCTGGGACTGGACGTCTGGGAACACGCATACTACCTAAACTACCAGAACAAGCGTCCTGACTACATCTCCGCATTTTTTAATGTGATTAACTGGGATGAAGTCGCCAAACGCTATGCCGCAGCCAAAGGTTAA
- a CDS encoding ABC transporter ATP-binding protein, with product MSDSTETDQDCLLEACSIGRQTTAGEWLVRDLSLQVHPGDRIAIVGPTGSGKSLFLRSLAMLDEIQAGDILFQNAPVADKDLPAYRSQVVYLQQRPVLIEGTVESNLKFALQFHINQDKSNNVDAVLELLSSFERPNGFLKRKSSALSGGEGQIVALLRALILAPQILLMDEPTSGLDPQTTRQFEQIIQQWLETSNQRPAFVWITHDHAQAERVATQLMSFPAGTLEPVPTTA from the coding sequence TTGAGTGACTCGACGGAAACAGACCAGGATTGTCTGCTGGAAGCCTGCTCCATCGGCCGCCAGACCACTGCAGGGGAGTGGCTCGTCCGAGACTTGTCACTCCAGGTCCATCCCGGCGATCGGATCGCGATTGTCGGTCCCACCGGTTCAGGGAAGTCACTGTTCCTCCGATCCCTGGCCATGCTGGATGAGATCCAGGCGGGAGACATTCTGTTTCAGAATGCCCCCGTCGCCGACAAAGACCTGCCCGCCTACCGCAGCCAGGTCGTCTATCTGCAGCAGCGGCCCGTGCTCATCGAAGGGACCGTGGAAAGCAATCTGAAATTCGCACTGCAGTTTCATATCAACCAGGATAAATCCAACAATGTCGACGCGGTTCTGGAACTGCTCAGCTCCTTTGAACGACCCAACGGGTTCCTCAAGCGGAAATCCAGTGCCCTCTCAGGGGGAGAAGGGCAGATCGTCGCTCTGCTGCGGGCCCTGATTCTCGCCCCGCAAATCCTGTTAATGGACGAACCGACGTCCGGCCTCGATCCACAAACCACGCGGCAGTTTGAGCAGATCATTCAACAGTGGCTTGAGACCTCTAACCAGCGTCCGGCCTTCGTCTGGATCACCCACGATCACGCGCAGGCAGAACGTGTCGCCACGCAGCTCATGTCCTTTCCAGCCGGCACCCTGGAACCAGTTCCGACAACTGCCTGA
- a CDS encoding 1-phosphofructokinase family hexose kinase has translation MIIAAGLSPAWQQILEVSSLETGEVNRCQSAQWTSSGKVINVGIAVRHLGTPCETIYPAGGFARELISNELEQLGVSSCVIPQQTPTRVCTTILDRSTGKTTELVENAQPITAEELAAFKTEYLKHLKSAQVVVLTGSLPAGTPSSFYSDLIAETHCPVILDARGPELEAALEEKPFLVKPNHEELERTLMTKLADTETLIKGMQEINERGATWVVISQGKDTLWATSREHVYRFTPARAEVVNPIACGDSLAAGIAVALHRGKPVPAAIRRGMAAAADNLTQLLPARLSEKRMQTFYDQIEVEQIT, from the coding sequence ATGATTATCGCAGCCGGCTTAAGTCCGGCCTGGCAGCAGATTCTGGAAGTAAGCTCCCTGGAAACAGGTGAGGTCAACCGCTGTCAGTCTGCGCAATGGACCTCTTCCGGGAAGGTCATCAACGTCGGCATCGCGGTGCGGCACCTGGGAACTCCCTGCGAGACGATCTACCCGGCGGGAGGCTTCGCGCGGGAGCTGATCTCGAACGAACTCGAACAGCTGGGCGTCTCATCCTGCGTCATCCCGCAACAGACGCCGACCCGGGTCTGCACGACGATCCTGGATCGTTCCACCGGTAAGACCACCGAACTGGTTGAAAACGCACAGCCGATCACCGCAGAGGAACTGGCGGCTTTCAAAACGGAATACCTGAAGCACCTCAAGTCTGCCCAGGTAGTCGTGCTCACCGGCTCGCTTCCCGCAGGGACCCCCTCCAGCTTTTACAGCGATCTGATCGCCGAGACACATTGTCCCGTGATTCTCGACGCTCGCGGGCCGGAACTGGAAGCAGCCCTCGAAGAAAAACCGTTCCTGGTGAAACCCAATCACGAAGAACTGGAACGCACCCTGATGACCAAACTCGCTGATACCGAGACGCTCATCAAGGGTATGCAGGAGATCAACGAACGAGGCGCCACCTGGGTCGTGATTTCGCAGGGGAAAGACACTCTCTGGGCCACCTCGCGGGAACACGTCTATCGCTTCACCCCCGCCCGGGCGGAAGTTGTGAATCCGATTGCCTGTGGCGACAGCCTGGCTGCGGGCATCGCGGTGGCCCTGCATCGTGGTAAACCGGTCCCTGCTGCCATCCGCCGGGGAATGGCAGCTGCCGCCGACAACCTGACGCAGCTCCTGCCCGCCCGCCTGTCGGAAAAGCGGATGCAGACCTTTTACGATCAGATCGAAGTGGAGCAGATCACTTGA
- a CDS encoding ATP-binding protein, whose amino-acid sequence MKRLIANAQEGGKATLLVIQGVDLGTRFQLGTDPASVGRGVRNEIRILDTEASRQHATISFKNGSYIITDQNSSNGTMVNGTQVQSTRLSNGDHIQIGRSLLLFSSQAIDEDSRYMAEKIDLISSEDSNQSSITHEVNHEFDSMVLDTADLSGIVQQQDVQNDLQALYRIAEAAVSPTISQEELLKRILDLTINTVGADRGCMLITDPQSGEIQPQIFSSSAEKKSGARMPVSHSIVDYVLNKKQGVRTSDAQRDQRFEGGRSILQAGIREAMCVPMQGRHELMGVIYVDTTTSHPEALLKNGAVEKFSEEHLRLLVAIGRQSALAIENYRFQNAMLKAERFAAMGQTIATLSHHIKNILQGVRGGSYLIDMGLNKSEEDLVRKGWNIVEKNQNKIYHLVMDMLTFSTERKPALEPGSINTPVKDVHELMQARAEECGVQLKCELDPELPESVFDHEGIHRAILNIVINAIDAVEGLEQGIVLLETRYLAKPDQILIMVSDNGPGIPADQISKIFNLFESTKGARGTGIGLAVSQKIIREHGGEISIESEAGKGSRFTLTVPRLDEDHPHATLSNI is encoded by the coding sequence ATGAAAAGGCTGATAGCAAACGCACAAGAGGGGGGCAAAGCGACCCTGCTGGTTATCCAGGGAGTGGACCTCGGAACCCGCTTCCAACTGGGAACAGATCCTGCCAGTGTGGGTAGAGGAGTGCGAAACGAGATCCGGATTCTGGATACGGAAGCCTCCCGTCAGCACGCTACGATCTCCTTCAAGAACGGCTCCTACATCATCACTGACCAGAACAGTTCCAATGGAACAATGGTCAACGGGACCCAGGTTCAATCCACCCGGCTCAGTAACGGTGATCATATCCAGATCGGGCGCAGTCTGCTGCTGTTCTCCAGCCAGGCGATCGACGAAGACTCCCGCTACATGGCGGAAAAAATCGACCTGATCAGCAGCGAGGATTCAAATCAGTCCAGCATTACCCACGAAGTCAATCACGAGTTTGACTCCATGGTACTGGACACGGCAGATCTCTCCGGAATTGTCCAGCAGCAGGATGTGCAAAACGACCTGCAGGCCTTGTACCGCATCGCAGAAGCCGCTGTCAGCCCGACCATTTCACAGGAAGAACTACTCAAGCGCATACTCGACCTGACCATCAATACGGTCGGCGCTGATCGGGGCTGTATGCTGATCACCGACCCGCAATCGGGAGAAATCCAACCCCAGATCTTCAGCAGTAGTGCCGAGAAGAAGTCCGGCGCACGCATGCCGGTCTCCCACAGCATTGTCGACTACGTGCTCAACAAAAAACAGGGAGTCCGCACCTCCGACGCGCAGCGCGATCAGCGATTTGAAGGGGGCCGCAGTATCCTGCAGGCGGGCATTCGCGAAGCCATGTGCGTTCCCATGCAGGGACGCCATGAACTGATGGGCGTCATCTACGTCGACACGACGACTTCTCATCCCGAAGCTTTGCTCAAGAACGGGGCCGTCGAAAAATTCAGTGAAGAACACCTGCGACTCCTGGTCGCCATCGGTCGTCAGTCCGCTTTGGCCATTGAAAACTATCGCTTCCAGAATGCCATGTTGAAAGCGGAACGCTTTGCCGCCATGGGTCAGACCATCGCCACCCTGAGCCACCATATCAAGAACATTTTGCAGGGGGTTCGCGGCGGAAGTTACCTGATCGACATGGGACTCAACAAGTCCGAGGAAGACCTCGTCCGCAAAGGGTGGAACATTGTCGAGAAGAACCAGAACAAAATCTATCACCTCGTGATGGACATGTTGACCTTCAGCACAGAACGCAAGCCGGCCCTCGAACCAGGTTCCATCAACACGCCGGTCAAAGACGTGCACGAACTGATGCAGGCCCGTGCCGAAGAGTGCGGCGTTCAGTTGAAATGCGAACTGGATCCGGAACTGCCGGAAAGCGTATTCGATCACGAAGGTATTCATCGCGCGATCCTGAATATCGTCATCAATGCCATTGATGCCGTCGAAGGCCTGGAGCAGGGGATCGTTCTGCTGGAAACCCGCTACCTCGCGAAACCCGATCAGATCCTGATCATGGTCTCCGACAATGGCCCCGGTATTCCCGCGGATCAGATCAGCAAAATCTTCAACCTGTTCGAATCCACCAAGGGCGCCCGCGGCACCGGTATCGGCCTGGCAGTCAGCCAGAAAATCATCCGCGAACACGGGGGAGAAATCAGCATCGAAAGCGAAGCCGGCAAAGGTTCCCGTTTCACGCTGACCGTTCCGCGTCTGGATGAAGATCACCCCCACGCCACGCTCTCGAATATCTAA
- a CDS encoding UDP-2,3-diacylglucosamine diphosphatase, with translation MIVSEERGSTTAGREIRTIFVSDVHLGCMHSRAEEFLAFLKAHKPESLYLVGDLIDGWKLRKKWRWPESYNAILDRVEELSASGTEVFYTPGNHDNFLRDFGKRFGFVTLSDEFVHITADGRRFLIIHGDQFDKFETGAQWLSVLGSFAYDILLTANTLFNRVFRRKGQAKFALSSAIKSRVKQLMRFISDFEQKLASHARKRLCEGIICGHIHAPNILDIDGINYCNTGDWVEHCTALIEYSDGALEIVYFDQNVAPVKKPTVKTRTADQGVRPQVEVEMSGLLSRFWKRCHPFRLIRR, from the coding sequence ATGATCGTGTCCGAGGAACGGGGATCCACAACGGCTGGTCGCGAGATACGCACGATCTTTGTCAGCGATGTCCACCTGGGCTGCATGCACTCACGGGCGGAAGAATTTCTCGCCTTTCTGAAAGCCCACAAGCCTGAGTCCCTGTATCTGGTGGGAGACCTGATTGACGGCTGGAAGCTTCGCAAAAAATGGCGCTGGCCGGAAAGCTATAACGCGATCCTCGATCGTGTGGAAGAGCTGAGTGCTTCCGGAACCGAGGTCTTTTATACCCCTGGAAACCACGATAATTTTCTCCGCGATTTTGGTAAGCGGTTTGGCTTTGTAACCCTCTCCGATGAGTTCGTGCATATCACGGCGGACGGGCGGCGTTTCCTGATTATCCACGGAGACCAGTTCGATAAATTCGAGACTGGCGCCCAGTGGCTCTCGGTGCTCGGATCGTTCGCGTATGACATTCTACTGACCGCGAATACCCTGTTTAACCGGGTCTTTCGACGCAAGGGGCAGGCGAAGTTCGCGCTCTCTTCCGCCATCAAGTCACGGGTTAAACAGCTGATGCGGTTCATCAGTGATTTTGAACAGAAGCTGGCCAGCCATGCCCGCAAGCGGTTATGCGAGGGCATTATCTGTGGTCACATTCATGCGCCCAATATTCTCGATATTGACGGGATTAACTACTGCAATACCGGGGACTGGGTCGAGCACTGCACTGCCCTGATTGAATACAGCGACGGTGCGTTGGAGATTGTGTACTTCGATCAGAATGTCGCCCCCGTGAAGAAACCAACTGTCAAAACCAGGACCGCGGACCAGGGGGTGAGACCCCAGGTCGAGGTCGAAATGTCAGGACTGCTGAGTCGGTTCTGGAAACGTTGTCATCCCTTCAGGTTGATCAGACGCTGA
- a CDS encoding glycosyltransferase family 2 protein — protein sequence MHRKALVALPVFNEERHVIEVLTEVRKYAEAILVVDDGSSDRTPELLKEVSGIEVLTHPENRGYGAALKSAFDYAIAHQDEYDILVTIDCDGQHEPTLLPNLVQQMREQPADGPIDMLSGSRYLKQFDGASIPPEDRRQINVAVTRRINEQLGFDLTDAFCGLKAYRVEALAKFNVTDLGYAMPLQLWVQAAAHGMKIVEFPVPLVYLEEERSFGGSLDDAIKRKAYYDEVLDREMQAAGLTCCASDCCNDRTDSFSE from the coding sequence ATGCACAGGAAAGCTCTGGTTGCTTTACCCGTATTCAATGAAGAACGTCATGTGATCGAGGTTTTGACCGAAGTCCGCAAGTACGCCGAGGCGATTCTGGTCGTCGACGATGGTTCTTCGGACCGGACTCCAGAGCTGCTCAAAGAAGTGTCGGGCATCGAAGTTCTCACGCATCCGGAAAATCGTGGATATGGTGCCGCTCTCAAAAGTGCCTTCGATTACGCGATTGCTCACCAGGATGAATACGACATCCTGGTCACCATTGACTGCGATGGTCAGCACGAACCCACCCTGCTCCCGAATCTGGTCCAGCAGATGCGCGAACAACCAGCTGACGGACCAATCGACATGCTTTCGGGTAGTCGTTATCTGAAGCAGTTTGATGGTGCCAGCATTCCTCCCGAAGATCGTCGGCAGATTAACGTCGCCGTCACGCGTCGGATCAACGAACAACTGGGCTTTGATCTGACGGATGCGTTCTGTGGTCTGAAGGCATACCGGGTCGAAGCACTGGCGAAGTTCAACGTGACCGATCTCGGCTACGCGATGCCGCTGCAACTCTGGGTTCAGGCCGCTGCTCATGGAATGAAGATCGTTGAATTCCCCGTTCCGCTGGTCTACCTCGAAGAAGAACGCAGCTTCGGCGGTTCGCTCGATGATGCGATCAAACGCAAAGCATACTACGATGAAGTGCTCGACCGGGAAATGCAGGCAGCCGGGCTGACCTGCTGTGCCTCTGATTGTTGTAACGATCGTACCGATTCTTTCAGCGAGTGA
- a CDS encoding ABC transporter permease produces the protein MYDLTTLNLVLATSLVLVNGIISVWLKLDMEKRLLIATLRSIVQLLLIGLILEWIFELSWWSVIAALMFTMTLIAGITAVQRSQRRYPGIWLNSIVAVFASSWLVTGFALTVVIPPHSWSDSPAQYLIPLLGMILGNTLNGISLGLDRLSEELVLRRAEVELKLTLGATRNEAARQALQNAVRSGMTPIINSMMVVGLVSLPGMMTGQILAGASPLESVKYQIVIMFLIASGTALGTVISVVLGYRRLFNSRHQFLFERIHKAGE, from the coding sequence ATGTACGACTTAACAACCCTGAATCTGGTCCTCGCCACGTCGCTGGTCCTGGTGAACGGTATCATCTCCGTCTGGCTCAAGCTCGACATGGAGAAGCGGTTACTGATAGCCACGCTCCGCTCTATCGTGCAACTGCTGTTGATCGGCTTGATCCTGGAGTGGATCTTCGAGCTCTCCTGGTGGTCGGTCATCGCCGCGCTCATGTTTACAATGACGCTCATCGCGGGGATCACCGCGGTACAACGTTCCCAGCGGCGCTACCCGGGGATCTGGCTCAACAGCATTGTCGCGGTCTTTGCCAGTTCCTGGCTGGTGACCGGCTTCGCATTGACGGTCGTCATTCCGCCGCACAGCTGGTCCGACAGTCCCGCGCAATATCTGATCCCCTTACTGGGAATGATCCTCGGGAATACCCTCAATGGAATTTCACTGGGCCTGGATCGACTCAGTGAAGAACTCGTTCTCCGCCGGGCTGAGGTGGAACTCAAACTGACGCTGGGTGCCACCCGCAATGAAGCGGCCCGACAGGCTCTGCAGAATGCGGTCCGCTCGGGTATGACGCCGATTATCAATTCCATGATGGTCGTCGGCCTGGTCTCGCTGCCCGGAATGATGACGGGGCAGATTCTCGCTGGTGCCAGTCCGCTGGAATCGGTGAAGTACCAGATCGTGATCATGTTCCTGATCGCATCCGGCACCGCACTGGGGACGGTCATCTCTGTCGTGCTGGGATATCGTCGGTTATTCAACTCCCGCCATCAGTTCCTGTTTGAACGGATCCATAAAGCAGGGGAGTAG
- a CDS encoding DUF3419 family protein has product MIAERISRKSFQWVHQGNLVYNTCWEDPRLDRQALKLGPDDEVMVITSAGCNALDYLLDEPRRVHAVDMNPKQNALLELKLAAIRNLDFEDFFDLFGRGNSANWEHLYGQKLRCELSVLTRKYWDRHGDFFSSEGKRPSFYFRGSSGLFAWMVNGYIDRVAKIREDINSLLSAQDIDEQTSIYQSRNLNEQLWTRMIKWWMRRDLTLSMLGVPRAQRTQIDQGYPGGIVQFVIDRIETVFTSRSLRDNYFWRVYLTGSYDPECCPEYLKRENFERLKGGLVDRISVNTNTVEGFLNQHQGTISRYVLLDHMDWMAGAQPQLLQSEWQAIVNRAAEETRIIWRSAGMQVDFIDPLQVQHQGKTARVGEMLRYQSQLADELHERDRVNTYGSFYIADLQV; this is encoded by the coding sequence ATGATTGCAGAACGGATCAGTCGTAAGAGTTTTCAATGGGTTCATCAGGGAAACCTCGTTTATAACACCTGCTGGGAGGACCCGCGCCTGGACCGCCAAGCGTTAAAACTCGGACCGGATGACGAAGTCATGGTGATTACATCCGCGGGGTGTAATGCTCTGGATTATCTGCTCGACGAACCGCGACGGGTGCATGCGGTGGATATGAATCCCAAGCAGAATGCGTTGCTTGAACTGAAACTGGCTGCGATTCGCAACCTGGATTTCGAAGACTTTTTCGATCTGTTCGGTCGCGGGAATTCTGCCAACTGGGAGCACCTGTATGGTCAGAAGCTGCGGTGCGAGCTGTCCGTGCTCACGCGGAAATACTGGGACCGACATGGGGATTTCTTCTCCAGCGAAGGCAAACGCCCCAGCTTTTATTTTCGCGGCTCTTCCGGTCTGTTTGCCTGGATGGTCAACGGTTATATCGACCGGGTGGCTAAGATCCGGGAAGATATCAATTCCCTGCTCTCCGCACAGGACATCGATGAGCAGACCTCGATTTATCAGTCGCGCAACCTGAATGAACAGCTTTGGACGCGGATGATCAAATGGTGGATGCGGCGCGATCTGACGCTCTCAATGCTGGGTGTGCCCCGGGCGCAACGGACTCAGATTGACCAGGGGTATCCGGGCGGAATCGTGCAGTTCGTGATCGATCGGATTGAGACGGTCTTCACCAGTCGCTCGCTGCGGGATAACTATTTCTGGCGCGTCTATCTGACGGGGAGTTATGATCCCGAATGCTGTCCGGAGTATCTCAAACGCGAAAACTTCGAACGGCTCAAAGGGGGACTGGTCGACCGGATCAGCGTGAATACGAATACCGTGGAAGGGTTCCTGAATCAGCACCAGGGTACGATTTCCCGTTATGTGCTGCTGGATCATATGGACTGGATGGCCGGGGCTCAACCTCAGTTACTCCAGAGTGAGTGGCAGGCGATTGTGAACCGGGCGGCAGAAGAGACGCGTATCATCTGGCGGAGTGCAGGCATGCAGGTCGATTTCATCGATCCGCTGCAGGTGCAGCACCAGGGAAAGACGGCCCGGGTGGGAGAAATGCTCCGTTACCAGAGTCAACTCGCGGACGAACTGCACGAGCGGGATCGCGTGAATACGTATGGTAGTTTTTATATTGCCGATCTGCAGGTCTGA
- a CDS encoding bifunctional aminoglycoside phosphotransferase/ATP-binding protein, whose amino-acid sequence MLIESLQNPSLFAHEVDEFQVLETHISWVLLTGPYAYKLKKPVDLGFVNFTTLALREQYCHEEIRLNRRLAPDLYLKVIPITGTEEAPELDGAGEVIDYAVQMVQFSQDDLLSKAIGEDRLTAGHIDRLAEEVAEFHGRAAVADSDLPYGTPDKVMAPVKENFRHVDELFGDDDEVREMVEQIRAENDRWHESAKGLLAERKTQGFIRECHGDMHLGNMILNEGGVTIFDCLEFNADLRWTDVMSEVAFVVMDLEDRGRPDFAMRFVNRYFELTGDYAGVPLLRFYLSYRAMVRAKVAALRLSQHEFSPAETREIREEFWSYLKLARKYVTRDEPLLILTHGVSGSGKSYGTGLLLEGMSAIRVRSDVERKRLQTEQEIPDERLYTSEVTELTYQRLVELAETILDAGWSVIVDATTLQVWQRSLFSELAAARGVRFVLLCFEAEQDVLEQRIEDRQAYEEDPSDATRDVLQLQLDVREPLTAKEQAVSAVLPTKQEWTTEMLVQLVTG is encoded by the coding sequence ATGTTGATTGAATCGCTGCAGAATCCATCGCTCTTCGCACATGAGGTAGACGAGTTCCAGGTCCTGGAGACGCACATCTCCTGGGTACTGTTGACGGGGCCGTATGCTTACAAACTCAAAAAGCCGGTCGATCTGGGCTTTGTGAATTTCACCACACTCGCTTTGCGGGAGCAGTACTGCCACGAGGAAATTCGGCTGAATCGACGTCTTGCGCCCGATTTGTATCTCAAGGTGATTCCCATCACCGGAACTGAAGAAGCACCGGAACTGGATGGCGCGGGGGAAGTCATCGATTACGCGGTGCAGATGGTCCAGTTTTCTCAGGATGATCTACTGAGTAAAGCGATTGGTGAAGATCGGTTAACTGCCGGGCACATCGATCGCCTGGCTGAAGAAGTCGCTGAGTTTCACGGTCGGGCTGCGGTCGCGGATAGTGACTTGCCTTACGGAACGCCGGATAAGGTCATGGCGCCCGTTAAGGAAAACTTTCGGCATGTGGACGAACTGTTTGGCGACGATGACGAGGTCCGCGAAATGGTGGAGCAGATTCGCGCCGAGAATGATCGCTGGCATGAATCCGCAAAAGGCTTGCTGGCGGAGCGGAAAACGCAGGGCTTTATTCGGGAATGTCACGGCGATATGCACCTGGGAAATATGATCCTCAATGAAGGCGGGGTGACGATTTTCGACTGCCTCGAGTTCAACGCCGACCTGCGGTGGACCGACGTGATGAGCGAGGTGGCGTTCGTGGTGATGGACCTGGAAGACCGGGGACGCCCCGATTTTGCGATGCGGTTTGTGAATCGCTACTTCGAACTGACGGGTGACTACGCCGGTGTGCCTCTGCTGCGGTTTTATCTCTCGTATCGGGCGATGGTTCGCGCCAAGGTGGCGGCGTTACGACTGAGTCAGCATGAATTTTCGCCGGCTGAAACCCGGGAGATCCGTGAGGAGTTCTGGTCTTATCTGAAGCTGGCCCGCAAGTATGTGACGCGGGATGAGCCTCTGTTGATTCTGACGCATGGCGTTTCGGGAAGTGGGAAATCGTATGGGACCGGTTTGCTGCTGGAAGGCATGTCTGCCATTCGCGTGCGTTCGGATGTGGAGCGGAAGCGATTACAGACGGAGCAGGAGATTCCCGACGAGCGTCTCTATACTTCCGAAGTGACCGAGTTGACCTATCAGCGGCTGGTGGAACTGGCCGAGACGATTCTGGACGCGGGCTGGTCGGTGATCGTCGATGCGACGACGCTGCAGGTCTGGCAGCGTTCCCTGTTCAGCGAACTGGCGGCAGCTCGGGGAGTCCGGTTTGTGCTGCTCTGTTTTGAAGCTGAACAGGATGTGCTGGAGCAGCGGATCGAAGACCGGCAGGCGTACGAAGAAGATCCCTCGGATGCGACTCGGGATGTGCTGCAATTGCAGCTCGATGTCCGCGAACCACTGACGGCGAAGGAACAAGCGGTTTCAGCCGTCCTCCCTACAAAGCAGGAATGGACGACTGAAATGCTGGTTCAACTGGTGACTGGTTAG